From a region of the Rouxiella sp. S1S-2 genome:
- the xni gene encoding flap endonuclease Xni: MKIHLLIIDALNLIRRIHAVQGSPCVVACQNAVNQLIQHTQPTHAVAVFDEDDRHDSWRHQCLPDYKAGRSPMPDNLFTEMPAVKAGFESLGIACWHSAGQEADDLAATLTAKVTSAGHQVTIVSTDKGYCQLLAPEVQIRDYFQKRWLDMPFVQSSFGVLPSQLTDYWGLAGISSSKIPGVAGIGPKAAVTLLSQYPTLEALYQHIDEVPDKWQKKLREHQELAFACRRVSTLQTDIILKGNLQELRLKN; the protein is encoded by the coding sequence ATGAAAATTCACTTACTAATCATAGATGCGCTGAATTTAATTCGTCGTATTCATGCGGTACAGGGCTCTCCCTGCGTTGTCGCCTGCCAGAACGCCGTCAATCAGCTGATTCAACACACTCAGCCGACCCACGCAGTGGCAGTGTTTGATGAAGATGATCGCCACGACAGCTGGCGTCATCAGTGCCTGCCGGACTATAAGGCTGGTCGCTCGCCCATGCCAGACAACCTGTTTACCGAGATGCCTGCCGTTAAAGCCGGTTTCGAAAGCCTCGGCATTGCCTGCTGGCATTCAGCGGGTCAGGAGGCTGACGATTTGGCGGCAACGCTGACGGCAAAAGTCACATCGGCCGGTCATCAGGTAACCATTGTCTCCACCGATAAAGGCTATTGCCAACTGCTGGCACCTGAGGTGCAGATTCGGGATTATTTTCAGAAACGCTGGCTAGATATGCCGTTTGTGCAGTCAAGTTTTGGCGTACTGCCGAGTCAGCTCACCGACTATTGGGGACTTGCAGGGATAAGCAGCAGCAAAATTCCGGGCGTCGCGGGAATCGGACCTAAGGCGGCCGTCACGCTGCTGAGCCAGTATCCGACCCTCGAAGCGCTGTACCAGCATATAGATGAAGTGCCAGATAAATGGCAGAAAAAACTGCGAGAACATCAGGAATTGGCGTTCGCCTGCCGCCGAGTATCGACGCTGCAAACGGATATTATCTTGAAGGGGAATTTGCAGGAGTTACGGCTCAAAAACTGA
- the rlmM gene encoding 23S rRNA (cytidine(2498)-2'-O)-methyltransferase RlmM has product MNNKLALYCRSGFEKECAAEITAKAAEREIFGFARVKEGSGYVLFECYQTEDADKLAKDLPFRELIFARQMLVVGELLKDLPPEDRVTPIVGMLQGVVTNGGELRVEVPDTNESKELTKFCRKLTVPLRSAMREQRVLGKKENALRPVVHVFFIAPGCCYVGYSYSNNNSPFYMGIPRLKFPSDAPSRSTLKLEEAFHVFIPADEWEERLASGMHAVDLGACPGGWTYQLVQRSMMVDAIDNGPMAPSLMMTGQVTHHREDGFKYKPTRSNIYWLVCDMVEVPAKVSALMGDWLVNGWCRETIFNLKLPMKKRYEEVTQILQHMKDRLAENDINAEIFAKQLYHDREEVTVHVRRFWPVVPGRRDERY; this is encoded by the coding sequence ATGAATAACAAACTTGCACTCTACTGCCGATCTGGCTTTGAAAAAGAATGTGCGGCTGAAATCACCGCCAAAGCGGCTGAGAGAGAAATCTTCGGTTTTGCCCGCGTGAAAGAAGGCAGCGGCTATGTATTATTTGAGTGTTATCAAACGGAAGACGCCGACAAACTGGCAAAAGATCTGCCTTTCCGCGAGCTAATTTTTGCCCGTCAAATGCTGGTGGTCGGCGAGTTACTAAAAGACTTGCCACCGGAAGACCGCGTGACGCCTATCGTGGGCATGCTGCAGGGGGTCGTCACCAACGGCGGCGAGCTTCGCGTTGAGGTTCCTGATACCAACGAAAGCAAAGAATTGACCAAGTTCTGTCGCAAACTGACGGTACCGCTGCGCTCTGCCATGCGCGAACAGCGCGTCTTGGGCAAAAAAGAGAACGCCCTGCGTCCCGTTGTGCATGTGTTCTTTATTGCGCCTGGCTGTTGTTATGTGGGCTATTCCTACAGCAACAACAACTCGCCGTTTTATATGGGCATCCCGCGTCTCAAGTTCCCATCAGATGCGCCAAGCCGTTCAACGCTGAAGCTTGAAGAAGCCTTTCACGTCTTTATTCCCGCCGACGAGTGGGAGGAGCGATTGGCCAGCGGCATGCACGCGGTAGACTTGGGCGCTTGTCCTGGCGGATGGACTTACCAACTGGTGCAGCGCAGCATGATGGTTGACGCTATCGACAACGGCCCAATGGCGCCAAGCCTGATGATGACTGGGCAGGTCACGCACCATCGTGAAGATGGTTTTAAATACAAACCGACTCGTAGCAACATCTACTGGTTAGTGTGCGATATGGTTGAGGTACCTGCCAAGGTTTCAGCTCTGATGGGCGACTGGTTGGTTAACGGCTGGTGCCGCGAGACCATTTTCAACCTCAAGCTGCCAATGAAAAAGCGCTATGAAGAAGTGACCCAAATCCTTCAACACATGAAAGATCGCCTGGCCGAGAATGATATTAATGCGGAAATCTTCGCCAAGCAGCTTTACCATGACCGCGAAGAGGTTACCGTTCACGTGCGCCGTTTCTGGCCTGTGGTGCCGGGTAGAAGAGATGAAAGATACTAA